Sequence from the Microcoleus sp. FACHB-831 genome:
AAATAGAAGAAGAAACCGATGGTAGCCTGACAGTACATCTAAAATCGCCGCCAGTCGATGGCAAGGCAAATGACGAGTTAATTCAAATATTAGCCAAAAAATTTGACGTGCCAAAATCAAGCATCAGAATTAAATCTGGTTTATCATCAAAAAATAAGTTAATTGAAATAGATACAGATTCAGAGGATTAGTAAGATAGTTAAATTACCCAGCCAGTCTTCGTTATAAAATAGAAAAGTTACGAAATTTTCCCACTTAGCTTATAAAGTAAAACTAACATGACACAACACGTTTTATTAGTCGATGATGAAGAAGCCTTGCGTACCAGCCTGAGCTACGCTTTAGTGAAAGAAGGCTATGAAGTCACCACTGCTGCTGATGGGCTGACAGCACTAAAATTGTTTCACAAACAAGTCCCGGACGTTGTTATTTTAGACTTAATGCTACCTGTAATAGATGGCATGGAGTTTTGTTGGCGCATCCGAGCATTTTCTGACATACCTATCTTGATGCTGACAGCCAAAGACCAAGACATTGATAAAGTATGGGGGCTAGAAGCGGGTGCAGATGATTATGTCACTAAACCATTTAATACGAGAGAACTTCTAGCGCGGCTCAAGGCATTGCTGCGCCGTCGCGGTGCGAGTAAAACAATCGACAAATAG
This genomic interval carries:
- a CDS encoding DUF167 domain-containing protein; translation: MKKQVKVKPNSRQQKIEEETDGSLTVHLKSPPVDGKANDELIQILAKKFDVPKSSIRIKSGLSSKNKLIEIDTDSED
- a CDS encoding response regulator; protein product: MTQHVLLVDDEEALRTSLSYALVKEGYEVTTAADGLTALKLFHKQVPDVVILDLMLPVIDGMEFCWRIRAFSDIPILMLTAKDQDIDKVWGLEAGADDYVTKPFNTRELLARLKALLRRRGASKTIDK